A genomic window from Salvia hispanica cultivar TCC Black 2014 chromosome 5, UniMelb_Shisp_WGS_1.0, whole genome shotgun sequence includes:
- the LOC125187310 gene encoding MLO-like protein 12 yields MAGGGGGRSLEQTPTWAVAVVCFILVAISIVIEYIIHLIAKWLQSRHKRALYEALEKVKSELMLLGFISLLLTVGQGPISEICISEEVAATWHPCNKKQEAKKYPLEKVDGESRRRLLMDGSDADSYRRILAAGAPDKCAAKGKVAFISSDGIHQLHIFIFVLAIFHVLYCITTLALGRAKMRRWKAWEKETKTVEYQFSHDPERFRFARETSFGRRHLSFWSKTPLLLWNVCFFRQFVRSVPKVDYLTLRHGFIMAHLAPQSHANFDFQKYINRSLEEDFKVVVGISPPIWFLAVLFLLFNTHGWYSYLWLPFLPLFIILLVGTKLQVIITKMGLRIQERGEVVKGVPVVEPGDDLFWFNRPHLLLYLINFVLFQNAFQLAFFAWSWYEFGMRTCFHEHVEDIIIRMAMGILIQILCSYVTLPLYALVTQMGTSMKPTIFNDRVATALRNWHHTAKKHVKQNKHSRAGTPTSSQPVTPSHGLSPVHLLRYHPSETDSPQMTTTNPNYYYGEHSDTEPEASSPSPPRAAYIEQHQRDYQHEIDIRTVTPNEFSFDKAASNSNSNSIREI; encoded by the exons ATGGCtggaggcggcggaggaagGAGTCTGGAGCAGACGCCAACATGGGCTGTTGCGGTCGTTTGTTTCATTCTCGTCGCCATCTCCATTGTTATCGAATATATTATCCACTTAATAGCAAAg TGGCTGCAATCCAGACATAAAAGAGCTCTATATGAAGCACTGGAGAAGGTCAAATCAG AGTTGATGCTTTTGGGGTTTATATCACTGCTGCTAACAGTGGGACAAGGGCCAATATCAGAAATATGCATATCAGAGGAGGttgctgccacgtggcaccCATGTAACAAGAAACAAGAGGCTAAGAAGTACCCTTTGGAGAAAGTCGATGGCGAGAGCCGCCGGAGACTTCTCATGGATGGCAGCGATGCTGACAGCTACCGAAGAATCTTGGCTGCTGGCGCACCGGACAAATGCGCGGCCAAG GGAAAGGTGGCATTTATATCTTCGGATGGTATTCATCAACtgcatattttcatatttgttttggCTATTTTTCACGTCCTCTATTGCATTACCACCCTGGCTTTGGGAAGAGCTAAG ATGAGACGTTGGAAAGCATGGGAAAAAGAAACCAAAACAGTGGAATACCAATTTTCTCACG ATCCAGAGAGATTTAGGTTTGCAAGAGAAACATCATTTGGGAGGAGGCACTTGAGCTTCTGGAGCAAAACGCCACTTCTCTTGTGGAAT GTTTGCTTCTTTAGACAATTTGTAAGATCAGTTCCAAAAGTCGACTATTTGACTTTGCGCCATGGATTTATTATG GCACATTTAGCACCACAAAGCCATGCTAACTTTGATTTTCAAAAGTACATAAATAGGTCACTTGAAGAGGACTTCAAGGTGGTCGTCGGAATTAG TCCACCCATTTGGTTTCTGGCAGTCCTATTCTTACTTTTCAATACCCATG GCTGGTATTCTTATCTTTGGCTGCCCTTCCTACCCTTATTC ATAATACTGTTGGTGGGGACGAAATTACAAGTGATAATTACAAAAATGGGGCTTAGAATTCAAGAACGCGGCGAAGTGGTGAAGGGTGTTCCAGTAGTTGAACCAGGAGATGACCTTTTTTGGTTCAATCGTCCCCATCTACTTCtttatcttattaattttgtgctttttcag AATGCATTTCAGCTTGCCTTCTTCGCATGGAGCTGG TATGAATTCGGGATGAGAACATGTTTCCATGAACATGTAGAGGATATCATCATCAGAATGGCAATGGG GATTCTCATACAGATCCTCTGCAGCTATGTCACACTCCCTCTCTACGCTCTTGTGACCCag ATGGGAACAAGTATGAAGCCAACAATATTCAACGACAGAGTAGCAACGGCCCTACGAAACTGGCACCACACGGCGAAGAAGCATGTGAAGCAAAACAAGCATTCGCGCGCGGGAACGCCGACGTCGAGCCAGCCCGTGACGCCGTCGCATGGGTTATCGCCAGTCCACCTCCTCCGCTACCATCCCAGCGAAACGGACAGTCCCCAAATGACCACGACAAACCCCAATTACTACTACGGAGAGCACAGCGACACCGAGCCCGAGGCCTCCTCGCCCTCCCCGCCTCGAGCGGCCTACATTGAACAACACCAACGCGATTACCAACATGAGATCGATATCCGTACTGTCACGCCAAATGAGTTTTCTTTTGATAAGGCGGctagtaatagtaatagtaatagtatacGAGAGATTTAA
- the LOC125189604 gene encoding uncharacterized protein LOC125189604 isoform X1 — translation METHPTPFPVIKPRHTRKISEPPKIKAKGGSLVHSCRERRVFGTARSPAVPLKTKTVIEKPVKSKPASGLLKKPSKVTKPSQATRSPIIRRPILVILVAGKPTEKTPARPMKAKPASGVLMKPLKVTKPTRSPIIRGPILGAGKPTERTLAQPMKKTVCFQEKGPGKNSDDGSAAEPHTPLNAIIAKPRVATPFYSAEKCSKCRFDKLETASYWLSQIKLAESVGKHWVSATLFGLAFDCNAEPIRNLRVELRKYLARHEQVSEEEVWRKMKVSYGLVKEECNANVEVVEGGRGRSECKSLQPQR, via the exons ATGGAAACTCATCCCACTCCGTTCCCAg TTATCAAACCAAGACACACAAGGAAAATCTCCGAACCCCCGAAAATCAAAGCGAAGGGTGGATCGCTCGTTCACAG TTGCAGGGAAAGGCGAGTGTTTGGAACTGCCCGAAGCCCTGCCGTTCCTTTGAAGACGAAAACAGTGATCGAGAAGCCAGTGAAGTCGAAACCCGCATCAGGGCTGCTAAAGAAGCCTTCAAAAGTGACAAAACCATCCCAAGCAACTCGATCACCAATCATACGGAGGCCAATTTTGGTAATTTTGGTGGCTGGAAAGCCAACGGAGAAGACCCCGGCTCGGCCGATGAAGGCAAAACCCGCATCAGGGGTGCTAATGAAGCCTTTAAAAGTAACAAAACCAACTCGATCACCAATCATACGGGGGCCTATTTTGGGGGCTGGAAAGCCAACTGAGAGGACCCTGGCTCAGCCGATGAAGAAAACCGTATGTTTTCAAGAGAAGGGACCCGGAAAGAATTCGGATGATGGAAGTGCCGCTGAGCCTCACACTCCTCTGAACGCGATCATAGCCAAGCCAAGAGTCGCCACGCCTTTTTACAGCGCAGAGAAATGTAGCAAATGTAGGTTCGACAAGCTTGAGACCGCGTCTTACTGGCTGTCTCAGATCAAGTTGGCGGAATCTGTGGGGAAACATTGGGTCTCTGCTACTTTGTTTGGACTGGCTTTCGACTGCAATGCAGAG CCCATTCGTAACTTGAGAGTTGAACTAAGGAAGTATCTGGCACGACATGAGCAAGTGAGTGAGGAAGAGGTGTGGAGGAAGATGAAGGTTAGCTATGGATTGGTAAAAGAAGAATGCAATGCAAATGTGGAGGTTGTAGAAGGCGGCCGTGGAAGAAGCGAATGCAAGTCTCTACAGCCACAAAGATGA
- the LOC125189604 gene encoding uncharacterized protein LOC125189604 isoform X2 translates to METHPTPFPVIKPRHTRKISEPPKIKAKGGSLVHRERRVFGTARSPAVPLKTKTVIEKPVKSKPASGLLKKPSKVTKPSQATRSPIIRRPILVILVAGKPTEKTPARPMKAKPASGVLMKPLKVTKPTRSPIIRGPILGAGKPTERTLAQPMKKTVCFQEKGPGKNSDDGSAAEPHTPLNAIIAKPRVATPFYSAEKCSKCRFDKLETASYWLSQIKLAESVGKHWVSATLFGLAFDCNAEPIRNLRVELRKYLARHEQVSEEEVWRKMKVSYGLVKEECNANVEVVEGGRGRSECKSLQPQR, encoded by the exons ATGGAAACTCATCCCACTCCGTTCCCAg TTATCAAACCAAGACACACAAGGAAAATCTCCGAACCCCCGAAAATCAAAGCGAAGGGTGGATCGCTCGTTCACAG GGAAAGGCGAGTGTTTGGAACTGCCCGAAGCCCTGCCGTTCCTTTGAAGACGAAAACAGTGATCGAGAAGCCAGTGAAGTCGAAACCCGCATCAGGGCTGCTAAAGAAGCCTTCAAAAGTGACAAAACCATCCCAAGCAACTCGATCACCAATCATACGGAGGCCAATTTTGGTAATTTTGGTGGCTGGAAAGCCAACGGAGAAGACCCCGGCTCGGCCGATGAAGGCAAAACCCGCATCAGGGGTGCTAATGAAGCCTTTAAAAGTAACAAAACCAACTCGATCACCAATCATACGGGGGCCTATTTTGGGGGCTGGAAAGCCAACTGAGAGGACCCTGGCTCAGCCGATGAAGAAAACCGTATGTTTTCAAGAGAAGGGACCCGGAAAGAATTCGGATGATGGAAGTGCCGCTGAGCCTCACACTCCTCTGAACGCGATCATAGCCAAGCCAAGAGTCGCCACGCCTTTTTACAGCGCAGAGAAATGTAGCAAATGTAGGTTCGACAAGCTTGAGACCGCGTCTTACTGGCTGTCTCAGATCAAGTTGGCGGAATCTGTGGGGAAACATTGGGTCTCTGCTACTTTGTTTGGACTGGCTTTCGACTGCAATGCAGAG CCCATTCGTAACTTGAGAGTTGAACTAAGGAAGTATCTGGCACGACATGAGCAAGTGAGTGAGGAAGAGGTGTGGAGGAAGATGAAGGTTAGCTATGGATTGGTAAAAGAAGAATGCAATGCAAATGTGGAGGTTGTAGAAGGCGGCCGTGGAAGAAGCGAATGCAAGTCTCTACAGCCACAAAGATGA
- the LOC125189603 gene encoding isovaleryl-CoA dehydrogenase, mitochondrial — MHKLFALTSSLSRRTRSSAAFSTSLLFDDTQKQFKESVAQFAEENIAPHAAEIDRSNYLPKDVNLWKLMGDFNLHGITAPEEYGGLGLGYIYHCIAMEEISRASGSVGLSYGAHSNLCINQLVRNGTPAQKQKYLPKLISGEHVGALAMSEPNAGSDVVSMKCKADRAKGGYILNGNKMWCTNGPVAETLVVYAKTDMAAHSKGITAFIIEKDMPGFSTAQKLDKLGMRGSDTCELVFENCFVPDENVLGQEGKGVYVMMSGLDLERLVLAGGPLGIMQACLDVVLPYVKQREQFGRPIGEFQFIQGKVADMYTSLQSSRSYVYSVARDCDSGIINPKDCAGVILTAAERATQVALQAIQCLGGNGYVNEYPTGRFLRDAKLYEIGAGTSEIRRMIIGRELFKEQ, encoded by the exons ATGCACAAATTGTTTGCACTCACTTCTTCATTGTCCAGAAGAACCCGCAGTTCCGCAGCTTTTTCCACTTCTCTCCTCTTCGACGACACTCAGAAACAG TTTAAAGAAAGCGTGGCTCAGTTTGCTGAAGAAAACATTGCACCTCATGCTGCAGAAATAGACAGATCTAATTACTTACCTAAG GATGTTAATCTATGGAAACTAATGGGTGATTTTAACCTCCATGGGATCACTGCCCCAG AGGAATATGGAGGACTTGGCCTTGGCTATATATACCATTGTATAGCTATGGAGGAAATCAGCCGTGCCTCTGGTTCTGTTGGTCTTTCATATGGTGCACATTCTAACCTATGCATAAATCAATTG GTGAGGAATGGGACTCCTGCACAGAAGCAAAAATACTTGCCAAAG CTAATAAGCGGGGAGCATGTGGGAGCTCTTGCAATGAGTGAACCTAATG CTGGCTCCGACGTAGTTAGCATGAAATGCAAAGCTGATCGTGCTAAAGGTGGTTACATTCTCAATGGGAACAAGATGTGGTGCACTAATGGTCCTGTTGCAGAGACATTG GTTGTTTATGCAAAAACAGATATGGCAGCTCACTCAAAAGGAATCACAGCATTTATCATAGAGAAGGATATGCCTGG ATTTAGCACCGCTCAGAAACTGGACAAACTTGGAATGCGTGGAAGTGATAC ATGTGAGCTAGTATTTGAAAATTGCTTTGTTCCTGACGAAAATGTTTTGGGACAGGAGGGGAAAG GAGTTTATGTCATGATGTCGGGGTTAGATCTGGAGAGGCTTGTTTTGGCCGGAGGACCTCTAGGAATCATGCAGGCATGTCTTGATGTTGTTCTTCCCTATGTCAAACAGCGAGAACAATTTGGCCGACCAATTGGggaatttcaatttatacaG GGAAAGGTTGCTGATATGTATACTTCATTACAGTCTTCAAG GTCATATGTATACTCTGTTGCTAGGGACTGTGATAGTGGAATTATTAATCCAAAG GACTGTGCTGGTGTCATACTTACTGCAGCTGAAAGAGCTACACAAGTTGCTCTTCAG GCAATTCAGTGTTTGGGGGGCAATGGCTATGTGAATGAATACCCAACCGGGCGTTTCTTGAGGGATGCCAAATTATATGAGATTGGAGCTGGAACGAGTGAAATTCGAAGAATGATTATTGGCCGTGAGCTCTTTAAGGAACAGTGA